The DNA sequence ACTCTAACACGCTAACTATGAAACAGTCTATATTACCATCAAAAACAGAGTTTATATTACCTACTTCATGTCCAATCCTTAAATCCTTTACCATTTGATATGGGTGCATAACGTATGATCTGATTTGATTGCCCCAACCTATATCACATTTTTTACCATATTCCTCAGCCATCTTTTGTTCTTTTTTTTCCAGTTCAATTTGGTATAAACGTCCTTTAAGTAGCTTAAGTGCCTCATCTTTATTTCTATGTTGAGAACGACCATTTTGACATTGAACTACAACGCCTGTTGGAATATGGGTAATACGTACCGCACTTTCAGTCTTATTTACATGTTGACCACCTGCTCCAGAAGCACGGTAAGTGTCGATCTTTAAATCCTTTTCATCCACAATAATATCTATTGAATCTTCGATCACTGGAGTGACTCCAACACTTGCAAAACTGGTATGACGTTTACCATTTGCATCAAATGGTGATATTCTCACCAATCTATGAACTCCACTTTCGCTTTTTGCCCACCCGTAAGCTTTTTCTCCGATGATCTTTATTGTTGTAGATTTTATACCAATCGCATCACCATCTAATTTTTCTACAACTTCAACTTTAAAGTTGTGATAAATTTCTGCCCATCTTGTATACATGCGCATGAGCATCTCAGCCCAATCATTGCTCTCTGTTCCGCCAGCTCCTGAGTGGATTTCCAAAAAGCAGTTATTATTATCTGCTTCACCAGTAAATAAGGATTCTGTCTCTTTAAGTTTGATTAACTTCTCTAGCTTGGCTAATTCATTTTCAACTTCAGAAAAAAATTCTTCATCATTCTCATCAATAGCAGATTTCATCAAGCTGATGGCATCGTTGTAATCGCTTTCTAGCTTTGAAAACGATTCTATGTCATGCTTAATTTTAGAACGTTCTTTTAAAATTTCTTGTGCCTTTTGATTGTCTTGCCATAGATTATCATTCGACGCTTGAGAATCCAGTTCCTCAAGACGCAACTTTAATTTTTCTATGTCAAAGACACCTCCTGATAAGAGAAATACTTTTATTTAAGCCTTGAAAGTATTCAAGGATTTCTGGATGGGTTTTCATTATACTTTAGATTTTAATATATTTATTATCACTAACAATAACAGCAAACAAAATAGAAATTTAACCATATAATAGTTAATTCAAAATAATTTTATTATACTTGAATGTTCAACAAAATCAAGTGTGTATATTTATTAAAAAATAAGGTAAAGTAATGAATATTAAAACAAATTCTCATTATGGTTTAGACAAAAAGGCTATTGATGACTTAATAGAGTCACTCGATAATCAAGAATTAGAAAATGTTTGTAATATTGTAAAAACGATAGATAGCGTTCAGTTAGCTTATTTTTTATCTACTTCGATCAGTGATCACAGGGAGAAATTAGTTAGTATCCTCGATCAACATTTGTTAAGTGATGCCCTAGTGCATGTGGTACCAGATTTACAAATAGAGATCATAGAAATATTGGGAATAGAAAATACAGCAAAGTTGCTAATGCTTCTTAATGTAGAAGACATAGTAGCCATAGTGAAAGACTTGGATAGAAAGTCTATAGAAAATATACTTAACTACTTACCCAATGCAACTCAAAAATTAGTAGAGGAATTGTTATCATACCCAGAAGAAAGTGCAGGAAGGTTGATACATAAAAATATGGTTATAGCTCCATATTATTGGACGATAAATCAGCTAATGGAATTCTTGCGCAACTATAAAAAAATACCAGAAACATTTTATCAAATTTTCATCATTAACTCGAAATTAGAGCCCATAGGTAGTTTCAACTTAAATAAGGTAATATCCTACTCAGGAGAAACAATAATAAAAGAGATAATGAGTCAAGATATAAAAATAATTAAAACTGGAATGGATCAAGAAGAAGTAGCAAGAATATTTAAAGATTACTCTCTATTATCAGCTCCAGTAGTAAATAGGAATGGTAAAATTATAGGTGTAATCCTTATTGAAGATGTAATCAAAATCGTTCAACAAGAAGCAGAAGAGGATGTACTTAAAATAAGCGGTGTATCTTCTAAATCTGATATAAATGCCCCTATACATAAAACTATAATTAAAAGGTTACCTTGGTTATTGTTTAACCTCTTAGCTGCAACAATATGTTCTATAGTAGTTGGCTTTTTCGATAACGTAATACAAAGTTTTATAGTACTACCAATAATTATGCCAATCATTGCATCAATGAGCGGAAATGCAGGGTCCCAAACGGTAACACTAACTATCCGTGCAATCGCAACAAAATATCTAACTGAGCAAAATGCAAAAAGAATACTTATAAAAGAATTTATGATAGGTCTTATAAATGGGGTAATTTTATCTGCAATTTCACTCGTAGTATTAGCAATGAGGTTCCATAGTTTAAAAGTGGAGATCATTTTCGTGATTTCCATGATTGTAATGTCAATCACTGCAACATTTATCGGCACTTTCATTCCTATAATGCTCCATCGTTTAAGATCCGATCCTGCTATTTCCTCTTCAATTCTAACATCAGCAACAACTGATATTCTCTCAGCTCTTATATTTCTCGGTCTAGCCACAATCTTTTTATTAAATAGCTAAATCGTGCTATATAAAAAAATTGCTTTACAAGCTTTGCCGTCCCCTTTACCATAACGTTCAGTACAATAGACTTCTTTAAAAACTAGGATAAGAGGAAAAAACATGGCAAGATAAGTATTTTTAGTGAGGGAAAAGGTGAAAATAGTAGAAGAGTTGGATGATGAAAAATTTCGCAGGTTAAAGGAGTAAAAAAGGTAACATTTAATAAAATGGTAGAGATTTTACGGGAAGCAAATAAGGAAAAAAGGCTAAAGGAGGTAGGAAAAACAAGCTGAGCGAGGAAAATATGCTGCTTATGGTGTTGCGGGAATATGGAACATATTTTCATAAAGCTATGGGATAAGTGAAAGCACAGCGTATAAAATAGCAAAATGGGTTCTCTAATAAAACATCCAGCTGAAGTCCAAAATATACTGGTTGATGCGGGTTGGCTATGTTGCATAGCACTGATAGGCATGTAAATCACAATGAATTTACGCAGCTAATTTAAATTTAGCCATACCTATATCAGTAAATTTGTTCAGTAAGTAGCACTTAATTAACACACGATTTACCTCTGATTTATTTTTCAAGCCAAACCCAAATAACCTATAGAAAAAGACTTCAATATAAGACCGTGCTCCATACTTAACTTTTTTCTTCCATTCATTAATACCATCTTCATAATTCTCATATTCTACTTGTTTCTTTCTGATAGCTAAACAAATTTTAGCTAGGGCGAATAATAGGCACAATATTCTGCATTCTTTATACACACTTTTTATATCATAAGCCGCATCTGCTCGAATAGAACAAATGTTATATTTATCACTGACTTCCTCTAACATATCGCAGACCGGCACAGCAACACCACTATTCTTATCATTTACGTTTAAAACAACATGTAGTTTTCTTACTTGACCATAGCCACTGTATTTTCTTTTTCGAGTATTATGCCCACCGTTATTATTGTAGATACTAACTCTAGTGCTATCTACGGCAATTTTAATATTTTCCAAATCATCTTTATTGGTTCTATGGTCATCAATCTTCAAATTAAGCTTTTTAAATCTTCTGGAAGCTTGTGTATAGCTGATAACCTTAAGTTTTTTGCCTATTTGTACCATATAACCTTTTACAAAACCTACAGCTTGTCTCAAGCCAATTCTAAAAAGATATGTGTATTAAAATTACAACTTTACCACTATAAGTGTACCTGCAACTTTTGGACTATTTTCATACCAATTTTCTATTAACAAAATGAAAAACATTTCCTCTTTTTTTTAAAAACATAGTTGATTAGCGTTTATACTACTTTAGAGCCATCTTAACCATATAAGTAGACTTAACAACAAAATCTTGTTTTTATAATGGATTTGGTAATACCAATTCTCATTACTAGCGAACCACCATAAGCGGCATTACAGAATTTTTTAATTGCGGAGTGAGAAAGCGAGGCAATAAATTTGCATAAAGTGCTCTCAAGAAAAACAATTGTAACGTAGATTTTGTTATGAAAATGGGAAGTGTTCAATAAACCATACGCGTCAAGTTAAGAAAGAGCTGCTGCAAAACAAGTAAAAAAAGGCTCAAAGTATGATAAAAAGGAAGCAAGCGAAATAAAAGTGAGGTAAAATGAGTTTAAGGTATAATAATCTAAAGAAACATCCAAGGAATTTTCGGAGTGTGACAGGTTAAAAGATAGAAGAATTGGAGAAAATTGTAGAAAAAGTGAGGCCAGAGAGGGAAAAAGTCGAAAAACAGAAGAAGTACCATGGAAGAACGTCGAATTTG is a window from the Wolbachia endosymbiont of Armadillidium arcangelii genome containing:
- the mgtE gene encoding magnesium transporter, which codes for MNIKTNSHYGLDKKAIDDLIESLDNQELENVCNIVKTIDSVQLAYFLSTSISDHREKLVSILDQHLLSDALVHVVPDLQIEIIEILGIENTAKLLMLLNVEDIVAIVKDLDRKSIENILNYLPNATQKLVEELLSYPEESAGRLIHKNMVIAPYYWTINQLMEFLRNYKKIPETFYQIFIINSKLEPIGSFNLNKVISYSGETIIKEIMSQDIKIIKTGMDQEEVARIFKDYSLLSAPVVNRNGKIIGVILIEDVIKIVQQEAEEDVLKISGVSSKSDINAPIHKTIIKRLPWLLFNLLAATICSIVVGFFDNVIQSFIVLPIIMPIIASMSGNAGSQTVTLTIRAIATKYLTEQNAKRILIKEFMIGLINGVILSAISLVVLAMRFHSLKVEIIFVISMIVMSITATFIGTFIPIMLHRLRSDPAISSSILTSATTDILSALIFLGLATIFLLNS
- the prfB gene encoding peptide chain release factor 2 (programmed frameshift), which translates into the protein MKTHPEILEYFQGLNKSISLIRGVFDIEKLKLRLEELDSQASNDNLWQDNQKAQEILKERSKIKHDIESFSKLESDYNDAISLMKSAIDENDEEFFSEVENELAKLEKLIKLKETESLFTGEADNNNCFLEIHSGAGGTESNDWAEMLMRMYTRWAEIYHNFKVEVVEKLDGDAIGIKSTTIKIIGEKAYGWAKSESGVHRLVRISPFDANGKRHTSFASVGVTPVIEDSIDIIVDEKDLKIDTYRASGAGGQHVNKTESAVRITHIPTGVVVQCQNGRSQHRNKDEALKLLKGRLYQIELEKKEQKMAEEYGKKCDIGWGNQIRSYVMHPYQMVKDLRIGHEVGNINSVFDGNIDCFIVSVLELK